Within the Halobaculum limi genome, the region ACGCTGTGTGAGACGGAGATCAAATTCCCGGCGTACACCGCCGAGGAACTCGAAGAGATCATCGAGGCACGCGCGGAGCGTGCGCTCCACCCCGATACCTACGGCAAAGAAGTTCTCTCGCTGTGTGCGGCGCTCGCGGTTCGCAACTCTTCGGGGAGTGCGCGGCGGGCGATGGACCTGCTCAAACAGTCGGCCGAACACGCCGAAAACGAGGGCCACGTTCCCATCGAACCCGACGACGTGTACGCCGCGAAGGAGGAACTCGACTATGGCGATATGGTCGAGTCGGTTGCCGACCAGGACCAGCACAAACAACTCATCCTCTCGGCGATCGCTCGGCTCGACGCCGACGGCCGGACGCCGGTCCGAACGAAGGCGATCCACGCTGCGTACCGCCGACTCGCGCAGGCCGCGGGCGATGACCCCCTCAGTCAACGAGGGATGTACAACCACCTGACGCGCCTCGATATGCTCGGCTTCCTCCACTCCTACCAGAACAACGAGGGACTACGCGGCGGGCAGTACAACACGTACGAACTCTCGGAAGCACTCACCGTCGCACAGGTCAGCGATGCGATCGGTGAGTCGGAACTCCCACTCGACGGCGTTACGCTCGACATCGAGCGCATCCTCCGCGACGCCGGACTCGCGGACAACTGACGCTGGCGGCTCGACCCGACCGACACCTGCGGCCCCCTCACGGAGCACTCACTGCCTCGTTCTCGATCCACGTTGCCAACAGCGAGTTGCCGGACGGCCCACGACTCTCGTTCTCACACCGTTTTTCGAGTGCTTTCGCCGCGTTCGGCTGTGCTGAACCCGTCGAGCGGCGAGTGTCCGCCTGGCACGCTAAATCACGATGGCACGCGCACGTTCGCTGTCTCACGCGCGGTCGGTCCACTACTCGGGGCGTGATGAGCAGCGAATTCTCTCGCCGAGGAAGATTGGTATCCTGACAGTAGTGTTGCGCCGTACCAGATGGCAGTGGTGATTACGCCGTTGGGGGTGCTCTCTCGGCTGTTGACGGCCGAAAGGTCTATAGTGACAACTATACCCACGAGGACCGTTCCCTCGGCGGATTCGAGACGACGGCCTTTTATGTTCCCCTGCCATTCGATGTGATGTGAAGCGCGCCGCGGTCGGCGCGGCGACACGTGATGAGGATTCCACCCCTGCGGTCCGCCGCAAGACGGAATCTGATGTGAGCCCCGATAGTACGGTGACATCTGGTCGGTTCCACGATGTCGCCACGATATGACCCGCCAACCCTCCCTTCACGGGGAGAACATTCCGGTTGATCCTGCCGGAGGTCATTGCTATCGGAGTCCGATTTAGCCATGCTAGTCGCACGGGTTCAGACCCGTGGCGAATAGCTCCGTAACACGTGGCCAATCTACCCAACGGACCAGTATAACCTCGGGAAACTGAGGCTAATCCTGGATACTACTCTCACGCTGGAACGCAGAGAGTTGGAAACGTTCCGACGCCGTTGGATGAGGCTGCGGCCGATTAGGTAGACGGTGGGGTAACGGCCCACCGTGCCGATAATCGGTACGGGTTGTGAGAGCAAGAACCCGGAGACGGAATCTGAGACAAGATTCCGGGCCCTACGGGGCGCAGCAGGCGCGAAACCTTTACACTGCACGACAGTGCGATAGGGGGACTCCGAGTGCGGAGGCATAGTGCCTTCGCTTTTGTGCACCGTAAGGTGGTGCACGAATAAGAGCTGGGCAAGACCGGTGCCAGCCGCCGCGGTAATACCGGCAGCTCGAGTGATGACCGATTTTATTGGGCCTAAAGCGTCCGTAGCCGGCCGGGCAAGTTCGTCGGGAAATCTACCAGCTCAACTGGTAGGCGTCCGGCGAAAACTGCTCGGCTTGGGACAGGGAGACTCAAGAAGTACGTCCGGGGTAGGAGTGAAATCCCGTAATCCTGGACGGACTACCGATGGCGAAAGCATCTTGAGAGAACTGCTCCGACGGTCAGGGACGAAAGCTGGGGTCTCGAACCGGATTAGATACCCGGGTAGTCCCAGCTGTAAACGATGCTCGTTAGGTGCGACGCAGACTACGCGTCTGTGTTGTGCCGTAGGGAAGCCGAGAAACGAGCCGCCTGGGAAGTACGTCCGCAAGGATGAAACTTAAAGGAATTGGCGGGGGAGCACTACAACCGGAGGAGCCTGCGGTTTAATTGGACTCAACGCCGGACATCTCACCAGCCCCGACTGTTCGAATGAAGCTCAGTGTGATGAGCTTAGCAGACGATCAGAGAGGAGGTGCATGGCCGCCGTCAGCTCGTACCGTGAGGCGTCCTGTTAAGTCAGGCAACGAGCGAGACCCGCATCCTTAATTGCCAGCAAGACCCCTGAGGTCGTTGGGTACATTAGGGAGACTGCCGCCGCCAAGGCGGAGGAAGGAACGGGCAACGGTAGGTCA harbors:
- a CDS encoding Cdc6/Cdc18 family protein, whose protein sequence is MGSSSIFEDDVEIIRNADLFTEEHTPAEILCRDEVMQDYVNALKPVYKGRPPRNAFLYGDTGVGKTAATKYLLQELDADIDARNADAPGDERGFTYVRVNCQNLAPADGTASSYQVAIALVNELREGETVSSTGYAAREVYEMLYNELDAIGGTVLIVLDEVDRVGESDTLLYDLPRARDIGYVENTRIGLIGISNDYTFRSNLSPKVRDTLCETEIKFPAYTAEELEEIIEARAERALHPDTYGKEVLSLCAALAVRNSSGSARRAMDLLKQSAEHAENEGHVPIEPDDVYAAKEELDYGDMVESVADQDQHKQLILSAIARLDADGRTPVRTKAIHAAYRRLAQAAGDDPLSQRGMYNHLTRLDMLGFLHSYQNNEGLRGGQYNTYELSEALTVAQVSDAIGESELPLDGVTLDIERILRDAGLADN